One genomic window of Arthrobacter caoxuetaonis includes the following:
- a CDS encoding exodeoxyribonuclease VII small subunit: MNEAAALPADIEAMSYEQARDELVGVVTRLEAGGASLEESLALWERGEALATRCESWLEGARQRLDAARAAREGSAE; this comes from the coding sequence ATGAACGAAGCAGCAGCACTTCCCGCCGATATCGAGGCCATGAGCTACGAGCAGGCACGTGACGAACTTGTTGGCGTGGTGACGCGTCTGGAGGCCGGCGGGGCAAGCCTCGAAGAATCACTGGCGCTGTGGGAACGCGGCGAGGCCCTTGCCACCCGGTGCGAGTCCTGGCTTGAAGGCGCACGCCAGCGGCTGGACGCCGCCCGCGCCGCCCGCGAGGGCTCCGCCGAGTAA
- a CDS encoding pyridoxal phosphate-dependent aminotransferase has protein sequence MVEFTQSQKLHNVLYDIRGPLLEHAQRMEAAGQRILKLNIGNPAPFGFEAPEAILVDMIRHLPTAQGYSDSRGIFSARTAVVQYYQSQGIHNIDVDDVYLGNGVSELITMSLQALLDNGDEILVPTPDYPLWTASVSLAGGTAVHYLCDEDNHWWPDVEDMEARITPRTKGIVLINPNNPTGAVYPEYVLRQIVDLARKHGLIIFADEIYEKILYDGAVHVNAASITGDDVLCLTFSGLSKAYRIAGFRSGWMTISGPKRAAADYIEGINLLANMRLCANVPAQHAIQTALGGYQSINDLILPGGRLKAQRDLAFKMLNDIPGVSVENAEGALYLFPKLDPEAYPITSDESFALDLLKQQKILVSHGTAFNWIRPDHFRMVTLPALEDIEDAVSRLAEFLSTYKP, from the coding sequence ATGGTCGAATTCACCCAGTCGCAGAAGCTCCACAACGTCCTCTATGACATTCGTGGACCGCTGCTTGAGCATGCCCAGCGGATGGAAGCCGCAGGCCAGCGCATCCTCAAGCTGAATATCGGCAATCCTGCGCCCTTCGGGTTCGAGGCACCCGAGGCCATCCTCGTGGACATGATCCGGCACCTGCCCACGGCGCAGGGGTACAGCGACTCCCGCGGCATCTTCTCCGCCCGCACGGCTGTGGTGCAGTACTACCAAAGCCAAGGCATCCACAACATCGACGTCGACGACGTGTACCTCGGCAACGGGGTCAGTGAACTGATCACGATGTCCCTCCAGGCTCTTCTGGACAACGGTGACGAGATCCTGGTGCCCACCCCCGACTATCCGCTGTGGACGGCCTCAGTGTCGCTGGCCGGCGGCACCGCGGTGCACTACCTGTGCGACGAGGACAACCACTGGTGGCCCGACGTCGAGGACATGGAAGCCCGGATCACTCCCCGGACCAAGGGCATTGTGCTCATCAACCCCAACAACCCCACCGGTGCCGTCTACCCGGAGTACGTCCTCCGGCAGATCGTGGATCTGGCCCGCAAGCACGGGCTGATCATTTTCGCCGACGAAATCTACGAGAAGATCCTCTACGACGGCGCCGTCCATGTGAACGCGGCGTCCATTACGGGTGACGACGTCCTCTGCCTGACCTTCAGCGGACTGTCCAAGGCGTACCGGATCGCGGGCTTCCGCAGCGGCTGGATGACCATCTCCGGCCCCAAGCGGGCTGCCGCCGACTACATCGAGGGCATCAACCTGCTGGCGAACATGCGCCTGTGCGCCAACGTTCCGGCGCAGCATGCGATCCAGACGGCTCTGGGCGGCTACCAGAGCATCAATGACCTGATCCTGCCCGGCGGCCGGCTCAAGGCGCAGCGCGACCTGGCCTTCAAGATGCTGAACGACATTCCCGGCGTCAGCGTCGAGAACGCCGAGGGGGCGCTCTACCTCTTCCCGAAACTGGACCCCGAAGCGTATCCCATCACGTCGGATGAGTCGTTCGCCCTGGACCTGCTCAAACAGCAGAAAATCCTGGTTTCGCACGGAACGGCGTTCAACTGGATCCGTCCCGACCACTTCCGTATGGTGACGCTGCCCGCCCTTGAAGACATCGAGGACGCCGTGTCCCGGCTGGCAGAATTCCTGAGCACCTACAAGCCGTAG
- a CDS encoding ABC transporter substrate-binding protein, whose protein sequence is MSTNTRPRAKTLLTGAAGLAAALVLASCGANSDPQSQEPSTAPTGVEDSATLVIGSADFPESQIIAEIYAGALRAEGIQVETKPGIGSREIYYRALEDGSVQIIPDYSGNLLLFADTEATAQSAQEIMDALPAALEEESPDVNLAVLEPADAESKDALVVTQATAEKYDLTSLEDLAEVCGEITIAAPTTFQERAYGLPGLAEKYNCVPGGFEAINDGGGEATLQALLTDKVQAADIYTTTPSIEENSLVVLEDPKNNFIAQQVVPLVNQDAVTQEAQDILNSVSAVLTTEDLIKLNQAVSGDQKQDPKDAAEAWLKEKGLA, encoded by the coding sequence ATGAGCACAAACACCCGACCCCGGGCCAAAACCCTGCTGACCGGCGCGGCCGGACTGGCAGCTGCCCTGGTGCTGGCATCCTGCGGAGCGAACTCGGACCCGCAGAGCCAGGAGCCCAGCACCGCTCCAACCGGGGTGGAAGATTCCGCGACCCTGGTCATCGGGTCTGCTGACTTCCCCGAATCCCAGATCATCGCGGAGATCTACGCCGGTGCCCTGCGGGCAGAGGGAATCCAGGTCGAAACAAAACCGGGCATCGGCTCCCGCGAGATCTACTACCGTGCACTGGAGGACGGCTCGGTCCAGATCATTCCGGACTACAGCGGCAACCTGCTCCTGTTCGCAGACACCGAAGCAACCGCACAGTCGGCACAGGAAATCATGGATGCCCTGCCGGCGGCGCTGGAGGAAGAGTCCCCGGACGTGAACCTCGCCGTTCTTGAGCCGGCTGACGCCGAGAGCAAGGACGCACTGGTGGTCACGCAGGCGACCGCCGAGAAGTATGACCTCACCTCGCTCGAGGACCTGGCAGAGGTCTGCGGCGAGATCACCATCGCGGCACCGACCACCTTCCAGGAACGGGCCTACGGACTGCCGGGACTGGCAGAGAAGTACAACTGCGTGCCGGGCGGGTTTGAGGCCATCAACGACGGCGGCGGCGAAGCAACGCTGCAGGCCCTGTTGACCGACAAGGTCCAGGCTGCGGATATCTACACCACCACGCCGTCCATCGAGGAGAACAGCCTGGTGGTGCTGGAAGACCCGAAGAACAACTTCATTGCCCAGCAGGTCGTCCCGCTGGTGAACCAGGACGCAGTTACCCAGGAAGCCCAGGACATCCTGAACAGCGTCTCCGCCGTCCTGACCACCGAAGACCTCATCAAGCTGAACCAGGCCGTCTCCGGTGACCAGAAGCAGGATCCCAAGGACGCAGCCGAGGCCTGGCTGAAGGAAAAGGGCCTGGCCTAG
- a CDS encoding ABC transporter permease, translating into MDYSSENVLVQMYEWLTAPANWTSSSGIPARILEHLGYTALAVGIAVLIAVPLGLYIGHTGRGRVVVVSGTGILRALPTLGLVFLFVLLAGIGLMPPIWALVLLAIPPLLAGVYAGISSVDRTVVDAARAMGMNEFQILFRVELPNGLLVVFGGFRGAVLQVLATVSVVAFISLGGLGTYLIEGTQLRDNGRLFGGALLIALLALAVDLVLAAVQRLVLSPGLRFRSTRKPLTQHRQAQPAGLQGGTSS; encoded by the coding sequence ATGGATTACTCAAGTGAGAACGTCCTCGTCCAGATGTACGAATGGCTCACGGCCCCGGCTAACTGGACCTCCAGCAGCGGTATCCCGGCACGGATTCTGGAGCACCTCGGCTACACGGCCCTCGCCGTCGGCATCGCCGTCCTGATTGCCGTGCCCCTCGGGCTCTACATTGGGCACACCGGCCGGGGACGCGTCGTCGTGGTCTCCGGCACCGGCATCCTGCGTGCCCTGCCGACCCTTGGCCTGGTCTTCCTCTTCGTCCTGCTTGCCGGCATTGGCCTCATGCCGCCCATTTGGGCGCTGGTGCTGCTGGCCATTCCTCCGCTGCTGGCCGGTGTCTATGCCGGGATCTCCTCGGTGGACCGCACCGTGGTCGACGCTGCCCGGGCGATGGGCATGAACGAGTTCCAGATCCTCTTCCGGGTCGAACTGCCGAACGGCCTGCTGGTGGTGTTCGGCGGCTTCCGCGGTGCTGTCCTCCAGGTGCTGGCGACGGTCTCGGTGGTCGCGTTTATCTCCCTCGGCGGATTGGGCACCTATCTCATTGAGGGGACGCAGCTGCGGGACAACGGAAGGCTTTTCGGCGGGGCGCTGCTCATCGCGCTTCTGGCCCTCGCCGTCGATTTGGTGCTGGCAGCCGTCCAGCGCCTCGTACTCTCGCCGGGCCTGCGCTTCCGCAGCACCCGGAAACCGCTCACCCAACACCGGCAGGCGCAGCCCGCCGGTCTCCAAGGAGGAACATCATCATGA
- a CDS encoding ABC transporter permease produces MDWFFANTELIGRLTALHLYQAVIPLLLGVLIAIPLAQAARLHRGLGGFILGSSAVLYTIPSLALFVLLPVLLGTRVLDITNVIVALTLYAVALLVRSTVDALNSVDDDVRQAATAMGYRPLRRFFAVDLPLAVPVLFAGLRVISVSNMSLVSVGALLGIDSLGRLFMDGLYRNFPTEIVIGIALILLLALVLDLVLVLAQRLLTPWTRAARNGVPRLPVAAVEARTAAS; encoded by the coding sequence ATGGATTGGTTCTTTGCCAACACGGAGCTGATTGGCCGGCTCACGGCCCTGCACCTTTACCAGGCTGTCATCCCGCTGCTGCTGGGCGTGCTCATCGCAATTCCGCTGGCGCAGGCTGCCCGGCTGCACCGCGGACTCGGCGGCTTCATCCTTGGCTCTTCCGCCGTGCTGTACACCATCCCGTCCCTGGCGCTGTTCGTGCTGCTGCCGGTGCTGCTGGGAACCCGGGTGCTGGATATCACCAACGTGATAGTCGCGCTGACCCTGTACGCAGTGGCCCTGCTGGTGCGCTCCACCGTTGATGCGCTGAACTCGGTGGACGACGACGTGCGGCAGGCAGCAACCGCCATGGGATACCGCCCGCTGCGCAGGTTTTTCGCCGTCGACCTCCCGTTGGCCGTGCCGGTGCTTTTCGCGGGACTGCGGGTCATCTCCGTCTCCAACATGTCCCTGGTCAGTGTCGGCGCACTGCTGGGCATCGACAGTCTCGGACGGTTGTTCATGGACGGTCTCTACCGGAATTTCCCCACCGAAATTGTGATCGGCATTGCGCTGATCCTGCTGCTGGCACTTGTCCTGGACCTGGTCCTGGTCCTCGCCCAGCGCCTGCTGACCCCGTGGACCCGGGCAGCCCGAAACGGTGTACCCCGGCTCCCGGTCGCAGCCGTTGAAGCTCGGACGGCGGCGTCCTGA
- a CDS encoding ABC transporter ATP-binding protein produces the protein MIRFRGVTKSYPDSDSPAVDNLSLDIAKGAITVFVGPSGCGKTTSLRMINRMVEPTSGTIHIDGRNAADSPSSELRRSMGYVMQSSGLLPHRTVIDNIATVPRLNGVSRRQARARAAELLDVVGLSAAMGKRYPAQLSGGQQQRVGVARALAADPPVLLMDEPFSAVDPVVRAELQQELLRLQRDLAKTIVFVTHDIDEATILGDTVAVFAVGGRLAQFDTPEGVLRAPVDDFVAGFVGRDRGFRHLGFQAGNSVAVHPVQMLDPVELGDHSVPVREGWALAVDDGGRPLGWVPASGRPAVTSPADVVPGGSLHRRGDSLRSALDAALSSPSGMGVVVDGEGRAIGVVRAGEIFDLIEQARLRRGMALHGSAV, from the coding sequence GGCTGCGGCAAGACCACCTCGCTGCGCATGATCAACCGGATGGTGGAACCCACGTCGGGAACCATCCACATTGACGGACGGAATGCCGCCGACAGCCCGTCCTCCGAACTCCGCCGGTCCATGGGCTACGTGATGCAGTCCTCGGGACTGCTTCCGCACCGCACCGTCATCGATAACATCGCCACGGTTCCGCGGCTCAACGGAGTGTCCCGGCGGCAGGCCCGTGCCCGCGCGGCCGAACTGCTCGACGTCGTCGGCCTCTCAGCAGCGATGGGCAAGCGGTACCCTGCCCAGCTCTCCGGCGGCCAGCAACAGCGGGTGGGCGTGGCCCGGGCGCTGGCAGCCGATCCGCCGGTGCTGCTCATGGACGAACCCTTCAGCGCCGTGGACCCGGTGGTCCGGGCCGAACTGCAGCAGGAACTGCTGAGGCTGCAGCGGGATCTGGCAAAGACCATTGTGTTCGTCACGCATGACATCGACGAAGCCACCATCCTCGGCGACACGGTTGCCGTTTTCGCCGTGGGCGGCCGGCTCGCCCAGTTCGATACCCCCGAAGGGGTCCTGCGCGCTCCGGTGGACGATTTCGTCGCCGGCTTTGTGGGCCGGGACCGCGGGTTCCGCCACCTGGGTTTCCAGGCCGGCAACAGCGTGGCCGTCCACCCCGTCCAAATGCTTGATCCGGTGGAGCTGGGGGATCACTCCGTGCCCGTCCGCGAGGGCTGGGCCCTGGCTGTCGACGACGGCGGCCGTCCGCTGGGCTGGGTGCCGGCTTCCGGCCGCCCGGCCGTAACGTCACCGGCGGACGTAGTGCCGGGCGGTTCACTGCACCGCCGGGGGGACAGCCTTCGAAGCGCCCTGGACGCAGCCCTCTCCTCTCCGTCCGGCATGGGCGTGGTGGTCGACGGCGAGGGCCGGGCCATCGGCGTCGTGCGGGCCGGGGAAATCTTCGACCTGATTGAACAGGCACGGCTGCGGCGCGGCATGGCGCTGCACGGCTCGGCGGTCTGA